The following is a genomic window from Lepidochelys kempii isolate rLepKem1 chromosome 18, rLepKem1.hap2, whole genome shotgun sequence.
AAATTAGCAGAGCAGTGTGTGGGACAAGTGTCGACTGACACTGCCCAGGCTAGGCATGTCTCATGGAGAGATGATTTCAGCCTTCTATCTAGGTCTCTTTGTACAGCAACTTCACCAGCACcaaaaaaatacaattaaatgaATTGACAAGGGGCTGAGGGTCAGGACTGTCCACTTGTGGAGAAACATGGCCTATGGCCAGCATAAGTAACATGCTGTATTTCTTTTCTCTGCCTCTTTGCATTGTGTGGGAACTATGCCAATAATGTGAGTTGTCTTTCTTCAGCTGACTGGCCAGTTCCACCATCCCCTCTGAGTGGTCCCCAAGGGGAGTTCTTTCACCTTTCTTTCTAGTGAAGATTCACCCTCACTATTTACTCTCAGAATTTGAGAACATGGAGCAGAGAGAGCAATAAATGATTGTGTAAAGCACGCTCATGCAAACTTGAATTTCATGCATAGCAGCTTATAAACATAGTCAGAAGCCTTCCCACACACACTTTCCACAAATAAACAACACCACGTCCTCTCCCTTTAAAACTATTGTAACATTGCAGTCTGCCCTTCTGGCCTCCAGCCATCCACAGGCTCTTTTGTCTTCCAACAAAACAATCCAACCTGTGGCCTAAATTCTATTTTACATCTCTGTCTTGGACCTCTCTCCAAACCAACATTCAACCCCTGACTCAGATAGGAATGACAAAAAATATCACTTTGTGTTTATTCAGGAAACCAGAGATGTCTTTTCCACatgcattcatagaatatcagggttggaagggacctcaggaggtcatctagtccaaccccctgctcaaagcaggaccaatccccactttttttttggccccagatccataaatggccccctcaaggattgaactcacaaccctgggtttagcagaccaatgctcaaaactactgagctatccctcccccctaaaaaaAGCAGGGGGGCTTTGAGGCTCCCAGCCGGTCTTGCAGAACAAGGGGCTACTACCGTTTACATCATTATTTACAACATTTCAAGCAATCATCTTGAATTCATTCAGCTGCAAACCTTCTCAAACCTAAAGCTTAGTTACCTTTTCTCCCCCAGAACCTCAACATACCCTGGTTTCAGGCTGACCTTGTGTTATTCTAACCTGATCAAAGCCAGCAAGTATTGGAAATCTGATAGGAAAGCAAAGATTTGACAGATTTCCCTTCTAAATTCCAGACCAAAATAAGCTTCTAAATTTCCTATTTATCCAAATTACAACTACGCATGGTTCCAGACCACCCACATGTTACCCATTGCTAACCAGGATAGGTGTGAATGACCAGTAGCATAGAGATGTCACAGAAAGAAATTCATATTTGGACGCACACATCTGGAGGCAAAGCCAGAGTCATGAAAGATTTAGTAAAGGAGGAAACTGAAACCTAACGTGGATACCTGTGAATACAGGAAGTGCTTGGATCAACCTTCAACTGAGACTCAGCAAATAATAATGTGTGCAAGTCAGCAAGACATAAATATCAAAGGAAAGTTGGGTTTTATTTTCCATGCAAACAAATGAGGGTACCTTGATTTGCCTAATTCCAAACATTGTGAGATAGACACTAAACTAGAGTATCTGTGCTTTGCAGGGTGGGTACACTATAGCCAGACTTTGATACTTAGACCTGCCACAAAAAGCCAGCTGTTAATGATAATGTTAATTACAAAAGAAACATTAGTTTTTGTGTGCATGAATGAGTGTCAATTTTCTAGTATGAATTTGTGACCAAAGTACCACTTAACCAGAAAAAATATCCACTGACAAGTAAGAATGTCCAGactattgtttatttatttacttatttttaactATAATGCTTCTTTACATCTTTTTCTGTAAGTGGGAAATAACTTGCTGATATACAGAATATGGTAAGTGAACAAGACTTTATTTTTAGCCACGCAAACCTGAACAAAATACAGCGATTtgttttacaattaaaaaatGCACCTATTAATATATACAGAAGAACAGCATAACAATGTACAGGAGCTGTTATCTCAAAACTATTGAGATTAAAAATTACGGTGATAAAAACCAAACTGGGTGACACCTGACAAGGATGTGTATTGTACTCTGTAAATGTAGAAAAATTGTGTTTTCCTCATGTATATTTCAACTGCAATTACACCACAAGACCTGGATTGTGTGAAATATTAAAGTGTACCTGCTTGTTGCAGTATTGAGAGGTAAATGCACAAGTTATCACTACAGTCTTATTACTAAGAAGTCAGTGAAGGTGCAGCAGAAGAGCAGCAAACGCAAACGAAAAAAACTAAGGCTCACAGATCTCAAATGgcagaaaatcatagaatatcagggttggaagggaccccagaagaaggtcatctagtccaaaaaaaaaaaaaaaatacacctatCCCTAGATGAAATTATATAGCTTTATTATAAACACATCCACATCATAGGGGTGCACATACATGTAACACCCAGGAAGACATATGCACACAGCCAGCACAATCTCATGCACAAATCCTTTACTACACGTACATAACTTAAGCAGTAAAGAAAAGATAGGAGTGGTGTGAGGAGCCTAGCAACTAACCATCAACTTGCCAGAACCCCACCAGGCTATAGAAAGGTCTCCCTTGAGTAGCCTCTTGCATCTTAGAAAAACAGATACCACAAAGAAAGGGAAATGTCCTGGAACCCTGGATTCCCATAGACCAAACCCAGGAACAATGAGAGTGGCTTGCTTCTAAGCTCTGGGGCCAAGCACTGccaaacagagaaagaaactgctgatgctgccctgggcaggaggAGAAAGCCCCCTTGCCGGTGGTAGATCGTCAGTGTTCTGCAGCTCAGCACCTATGCTAAGGAATTTATTATTGCTGGGGTCAGGTCACAGGGTCCTCCTGGGAAAAATTCTTGAGGGGGGGAAtattgggtgggggggttgcagagggcGGCAGGGCAGGTGTTTGGTTCAGGCTGATCAGCAACGTTAAGACAACTAAATGGACACTGAACCAATCCTGTCTTTAACCCCATGAGTGCAGGTGAAGACAATCACACGCAGCGTTGGACCTCACAAGGTTTTTACAGGAGATGATATGATTCCCCAAGCCTCTCACCCATCCTAACAAAGCTTTGAGGAAAGTGAAGCCGTGACCCTGGCGTGGGTGTTGGGAGGGGATCTTCTTCGTGTTtctcagggctagtctacgctAGACGCactacattggcacagctgcaccgcaTCTGGTGAACAGCTCTCTCATcagcataataaatccacctctgcaagaggaaGTCACTGtgtcggcgggagaagctctcccaccgcttaggtcggtgtaactcacgttgctcagggggtggcttattcacacccctgagccacataAGTCATACCAAAGTGGGTGGTAGTGGAGACCTGGCCTAAAAGAGAATAGCTTTGCCAGTGCAAATGATGCTGCAGGATAAATGCAGAGATTGCAGGGCTTGGCTGGCCCCCTATACGTGGTTTCATCCTTCCTCAGCGACAACCAGCGCAGGCTGCATTGGCGCAGATTTCGCATATATCCATGTCTTGGACAGCCATGtctgttcaaaaagaaaagagaatatttcAGTGATACTGTCAGGGCATTTCTGGAGGGGAATTGAGCAAGCACATCAGGGAACATAGAGACTCCTTCTCACTGCTGCTTTGGGAGCTTTAATAGTCACCCAAACGAAATAACAAGGGAAACTGCACCTTGTAAAGTCTGAGCTGAAGAGAGAAATCTTTTACCAATACACTGGGGAAATAGTTATTCAGGGACTGAACCAGGAACACTCGGTAGCCCAAACCTGTGCTGTACAGAACCGAGATTTATcaagtttaaagccagaagggactattagatcatGTAGCCTGACTTCCTGGATATCCCAGGCCgttgaatttcacccatttaTCCGTGTATTGAGCCGATTAATTTGTGTTTCACTAAAACATCTCCAGAAAAACATCCAGACTCAACCTGAagccatcaagagatggagaatcaatCACCTCCCTTGGTACATAGTTCCCGTGGTTAATCACCCCTGCTGTTAAACATTTTGCCTTATTTCTGATTTGAACATGTCTGATTTTAGCTTCCAGCCCTCAGTTCTCattctttctctgctagatgaaagagccctttagtacctggcGCTTGAGCTAACAGCTAGATTGTTCTCACATGTTGGAGTCTGGATTTGGTGACATTCAGGATATACATCTTTCCTTTGGACTGAGAGAGTCTAGTCCGGATGGTGCTTATCTGGGAAGGGCCACTTATAGCAGTCTTGATCTAGTGAGTTGTAgtgttagaattttttttctgcagtgcTCAGAGAGCAAATAAAATTCAATGACAAACATTATAGGGTTtcatgcaggaatcactgggagAATTTTCTGGCCTGGGCtatgcaggaggtctgactagatcaGGGGTGCCCAACCTACAGGCTGTATACGGCCCACCAGAGGATTTCATAAGGCCTGCAGTCTGTATCAACACAATACACTAATGGCCGATTCATTGGCGTTTTGTCGTCATGTTTACAACGTTTTAGTTTACACAAATGTGTAAACAGGTTGGTTCTAATTGTACAGTATTGTATCTAAATACATACACAACAAGATGAACGTAAAATAGAAATCAGTACAGGTGACTGTAAAGCTTATTAAAAATCTATAGAATCTGCATGGCACACACAAGGGTGTGCTTAGGGTTACGTGGCCCTCCAGTGTAAGAAGGTTCGGCACCACTGGACTAAAtcaccacaatggtcccttctggctttaaactcagCTAAGTTGTAGCAAGAACAATTCCCCTGGGGGAGCTATCCCCTGGTCGCTTCAGCTTGACTCAGGTAACTCCTGCATCAGCAGGTGTCACTACAGAAATCTCTGTGCTAGCTAGTGTCAGCCTCAACACTGCTGCAGTCTCGACAGGGACTGCCTGCTGCAGAAAGCTCATGGGTACCCTATTATCAGCTGCTCTAGTAGCAGGCCGAGAGCCTAGGGGGAACAGTGCAGTTCTGTTTCTTCTGGCTGCCGCTCTCGAACGTTTGCGATTGAGCTACAGGGGCACCACGGGAAGCTTGAGAGTAGGCATTACGTACTCAGCCTGTTAAAAATGGCAGGTGCATCTTCCCTTTGACATACGGGCTGAAATTCTTCAGGCAGCTCCGGGTTTGCACACACAGAAATGAAATTTGTCCTAGCCATCATACGGGGACTGGCTGTGGTGTTCACAGCCAAGAGTTCCTTCAGCTTCTTCACAGCCTCTAGCGGGAACGAGAATTCCCCCTCCTATTTAGAGAGAGCCAAAGCAATATGTCAAGCAAAGAGTCATTACACAGATCCCTCTCGTGTCACCAGAAGCCAGTGATGCCAACCACGTGCACAACGTTACATTCCAGTGGGAAAGGATGGTGCTCACTGTTGAGTTATTTTGGAACCGCAGGAGGGGGCCTGTTAGATTAGCACTCACTGTGGCCCAATTGGCAGTTCTTCAGTACAGAGACCTTTGAGATCACCTCACCATGTGACCAAGCTGGCCAATCAGCTAGCCAGAGGCTTTCTACCCATCGTactgaacagcagcagctgcatgcAATATTGCACTTATACCTGCCAGACCCTTCAGCTAAAAGTCTCATCTGCTCTGGAGTGTGGACAGAGAATGAAGAATGTACCCACTCCATGATGAGGAACCCTGTCCTTTGCTGTGGTCCAAAAAGAGTCCTGTATTTTTATGTAAAAGCTGGCCCAGCCCTGTGGTGGTGACTACTGTTTCTACTCAGCTTGGTACCAGCATCAGACGATGCTTAACAGATAGGCAACACTACGCATTTGCAGTCCAGTGGGAGAGGGATGGGTAGGTAGGAGGGAATAGACTAGGTGGAGTAGCAGGGCTTGGAGGAGCAGAGCTTGACTCATCGCCCCCTTCCTTTCCCACCAGACAGAATGTCTGTTCCTGGGCTGCAGAGCGGCCAGATTTTAGAATGGAAGTTgaaacatttatttgaaaattatttctGTTTACACTCAGACACCACATGCCTCACAAAGCATCTTTTATGCATCTCTGCAATGTGCCATCAAGATCTGTGCCATATGTCAGGTACTTTGTTTACCCTACACAGCCCTTGAAAGCACATTGCAAAGTCACATGGATGTCAGTCACCATCTTGCCGAAGATGCTTTGTTGGTCATGTGGCTTCCAGGACATATGGAATGAAAGCAGGCAGAGGGATTTCACAAATCAACAGTGTCAGTGGGGTTTTTGCCTTGAGAAATCAGTTTGAACCTGGGGAAGCTGATCTGGCCCAAGCGAAAGGGCTAGAATCCTTTTCACAATTGAATtgcacaagcattcaggtctcaTGAGTGACAGGGTGAAGCCAAGATCAGTGAATATCAACACAGggtttaaaaaatacaaatgaactTAACATTCTGTACAGTCACAGGTAATAGCCCTGCCCACGGAGCTGGGCTCAAAGTGCAAGGAGCTGGATGTTTAGAGCTGAGCTTCTTACACTCCTGCGTGAGTGTGTGCACGTGGCCACTCTTGGCAAGACATTTGGTTTGTTACTGGCAGTAGAATAAGAAAAGAGAACCAGGGGCAAACAGCACATTAAAGATATGAGAAAAGGCAAAAACAGGTTTTCAATTAAATGTGGCTTCATGGTGTATAAAAATAGCCATTGCTGCAGCCACAAGGCAGACAGGAAgttggagatttttttcctttcacagaAAACCATCTGTTCCCACCCACAGTCCTTGAGCTCAGGATCAGCTTGGGAGAAAAGGAAGAGGTGACCTCACAATCAGCAGCACCCTGccccagaaggggaaaagaaGAGTAAAGCAAAGCGGAGCTACTGTATAACAGTTCCTGGCAGACCTGCCCTACACGCAGAGGCTTGATGAACAGCTGATGATATTATACACCTTGGCATTCCAATGAAGTTAGTGAAATGGCAATGGAATTCAGTGATCATGGGCTCCTGCTGGGGTCTGAGCACAgacagaattctctctctcttgttctctGTCTCTCTCGCACACACTCACCCGCCCCCTTTGGGTCACATTTGCAAAATAACACAGCACCCAACAGCTTCCCGTTGTTCCCAAAGGCCCCAAGAGTgcgtgctgagcacttttgataATCTGGCCTTATTTACCACACCCCTTTTGATTTAATAGCCTTTAGGTCCATTTTTTATTCCCTATGTGATATTTGTGCAGGCTCCGTCACATAAATTAGCTGATTATTTGCAGGAGGAACTTCTGCCTAGAAGCAGATTAGCCAGGTGGGCCAGAAATAACTTAGCCCCTTCTGTGAAATAGGAGATGTCCCTAATCACTATGTCTGGAGGTGCCTGGCAGCAGGCACATGCCAGGCCACCATCAGGCATACACTTGGCACTTATAGTCCAGAACATCTCTCATTGGAGGACTCCAAAGCATTTGTGCAAACAATCAAGTCTCACAAACCTAAATAAATACAAACCCCGTTATAAATAAAAACCCCATTATACAGATAAATGGAAGCACGGAGAAATGAAACCTGTGCATCCTGCTGAAGCTGTGGCATGGtgaggattagaacccaggagtctacTTTATAATCTCCTCTTCTAACCATGCTCCCTTGCATCACAGTTGATGAATCTGTAATAATTAAAGAACAGAGGCCTGAGAGCCCATGATCTCACCTGGACATAgacaggctgggagctgggcaccAGTATCAGAAGCATAACAGTTACTGGGAAAACAATGCCTTTCATGGCACCGGCAGGTTCTACTCCCTTTTCTTCTCAGGCTACGGCTTTTTTCTTGATTTGAGTGCTTCGCTCTCCTTTTCCAGTGTCTCTCTGGctccttttctctcttctcctttgGATTCTAAATACTCAGTTCCTCTAGCAGGCAGGCCTGTTTCTTCCCAAATGGAAGGGAAGCTTTATAAGGCCTTCACACACCATTGACTTGGTCATTCATTAATCCAACCACTGATTGAGCaaatttattgccaggtaattaACACTGAAAAGACTAATGGTTAACTACTTATCAACAGAGAAGGCCAGCCCCACCCATACAGGTCCCAATGTTTATGAGtctcttcaggcctgggaaagtgGCTATAGCACAAGGAACCACAAAATTCCAGCTCTTACGTGCCTAATCCCAACGTACTGTCTGAAGCATGTCCCCCCATGTGGTGTGTCCTTAATTTCCCGGCCAGCTCATGTGTCCGCAGTGTTCTGAGAAGGAAAGAGGATTGGAAAGAGATAAGAGGCATTTGGCCACTTGAAGCAACTGCTGATCACTTGGCTCGCTCCTGGAACTCCAATGAGTAAGGAATGCAGTGAGGGATCTGGGGGATTTGAATGTGCTCAGGACCTGAGGTACCTGCAGTGGATGGATCAGTGAGTTTCTCTCCCTGCTGCTCTTTGAAGCACCTTACTAGGGTGCTCCCATATGCATGGTACAGCCTAGCCCCAGAGCAGCTCCCAGCCGTGCAAAAGAAACAGTACGCAAGGAATGCAAAGGGATTGTGCAAGAATTTCTCATGGTCCTTAACAATGACACAGTCCTGGCAAGACTCTTTCCACCCTGTAGCCAGCCAGCAGGCTCTCCAGCTGCAGACAGACAAACCACACAATCCCCACAAAGTGAGCATCCCCATCAGGGACCTGCACCCGGTTCCTGTTGGGAGTGAAATCACCATGGGCCCTTCCTGAAATGAAAGGTAAAGTCCCCTGAATGGCTACATCAAGATGGCCAGCCCACATCAATCACACAGTATTGCTATGGCCCCCAGACCCCCATGGGCGCTGTGCAAGCACAGCCCAAAGGGAagaccctgccccaaggagccaaTCATCTgagtgtaagacaagagacaacaggtggacaCAGCCAGATTGATGGGGGAAGGACAAGGAGACAGTGCTGGTCGGCATGGTGGCCAGGGGTCCCAGCACATTAGCAGCCTAGCCACTGCTGAGCTTTTGTGTAGGTTTCAGGGAACAGGAGCATTTTGTGGAGGGCTCTGAAGGAAGCTAATGAGCTCATTTGGTGGGTACTCGTGGGGAGCAACCACCACACatgaggggcagcctgggagaaggCAAAAGAAGTTTATTTGAAGATGTAACAAATGGGCGATGCAGGCTGGTATCATGGGCCAGTCATAGGCAGGAGGTGGCCTTGTGACACTGAAAGAGAGATGACAAGTAGGGCGGGAATTGGCAGGGAAGCTGGCTCAGAATTAGGtcttattccccaccccccaagcctcAGCCCTTCCCAAATCTAATCAACCCCACACCTCAGCCCCAACCCACACCACACCACTGCCTACGTCCATAAAGTGTGGGCAAGGGGCCTCTTTCCTTCTCTGAGCTCCTGAAACTATCTCCCTTACCATAAAATAACCCATTTGTCCTCTCCTACCAGCAACCTTCCCTCAAtactccctgccccattcccccagaccctctttccccttcccagggCTACCTGTCCCACTCCCCCCGACCCCCTACTCTGCCCCCAGCAGTCCCTGCTTTGGAATATTCTGAAGGGGTCCAACAAGTTGTCGGGATATGTGCTGAGCCCCTGGACTGACTCCACAGCCCCTCATTCTCAGGTCTCCCCTGAACTTCAGGGTGCAGCTGAACACACCCACAGTCCAGTCTCACCTGCCTTTGGGAATCACCAGCATCTCTGCAAGGTGCCACAGGGCTTGGCAAAGAACAGAGACGGGTGTTTCTTTCTGGCTGTCCTTCTCCTTAGCCAGCtgcaagtgtaagcagagtcaggatgagctccaccctgccatctggtggtgaggtgtggcaagttgtggaaaagaacttcaggggctgatctcatttgcataggcacacccaccccgcctagaatgaggctatagctgcccaaatggtcactttggctgctgtgggatccccagtgtctctgttattggggcaggaagaataaattgttattaccctgattatgggagtcaaggacagtggaactgcacttggccttttgttatgatggagggactcgccatcaacttaatagcactcgctaggcaagggacatggtttccaaaactctgtgatttgagagaggctgggaagagGTGTTAATACTTGGTAGTatgggccttacatgctaatcgcacttcctcctctctccactgtggaatatcagagctaattttgattccattaggagtctagttacaggctgctgagctgaattcactttgggctaatggtgcaccagcactgaggctcccctactacatgctgaaatcacaaaagcgctagacttactaagagctgaaatcactgagtgttgtgttaagtagtgggggagcctgaaaatatttggtggagcagtttgcgggacagcaaCCGGTGTGGAGTGGAGCCGTTTGTGCGAGAGCGGAGCAGAGGCATTCATGAGACGGTGAGTGGAGCGCTGTGGGGTagtcagcttcaggtcatgtaaggtgtcccttacctctttcccccccgccacaggcacatttttacccagactggggagtaaaactctgcagataaaattttggactctggggctgcccttaccagggacagagacttttgggtcattggacttttgggactttgggtgattttgggttgctggactcaagaactaaagggaaaggacatcgcccaatttgcttggggtgggttttttgctcatgggttgtgttatgaatcctgttcgtggtgtttccccaacataatcccacattgtttctctctgttattaaaaggctttttgttccattcagactaggtgcttgtgagaggagaagtattgcctcttggaggcgtccagcgggggtggtatatatttgtcccaggtcactgggtgggggcttgagccggttttgcactgtgttattggaatggaacccatagatactgaacccggcccttg
Proteins encoded in this region:
- the GUCA2B gene encoding guanylate cyclase activator 2B, with translation MKGIVFPVTVMLLILVPSSQPVYVQEGEFSFPLEAVKKLKELLAVNTTASPRMMARTNFISVCANPELPEEFQPVCQREDAPAIFNRLNMAVQDMDICEICANAACAGCR